In Anaerolineales bacterium, the DNA window GACACGCTCATCGCCGGCGCGCTGCTGGCCGACGTCGGCAAGCTGCTCGAATTCCGCGAAGAGAACGGCGAATACAAATGGGCGAGCATGTATCAGTACCTACGCCACCCTTTTACCGGCGTCGGCTTGTGTTTCAAACACGACATTCCCGAGGCAGTGATGCACGTCATCGCAACGCACTCCTGGGAAGGCGACAAATTCGCCCGCCGGCCGGAATCGATTATCTTCCATCACGCGGATTTTACGGATTTCGACCTGACCAAATCCGTAAAATAGGCGCCACGAGAAAACACTCAATTGCATGATCGTGTTGTGCAGGTAGGAGAGAACATGCCGCAGACATTCGCCGAGAAGGTATTAGCCAGGAAAGCCGGTGCGAAACAACTATCCGCCGGCCAGATCGTGGAGATCACGCCGGACGTGGCGCTTTCCCACGATAACACAGCGCCCATCTACGGGATTTTCAAGAAGATGGGTGCGGAGCGGGTCTTCGATCCCGAGATGCACGCCATCTTCCTCGATCACGCCGCGCCCGCACCTACGACGGCCCACGCAGAAAACCACCGCATCATCCGCGAATTCGTTCGTGAACAGGGCATCCCGCACTTCTACGAAGTGGGGCGCGGGATTTGCCATCAGGTGCTGGTCGAAGAGGGATTGGCGCTTCCGGGTGAGATCGTGCTGGGATCGGATTCGCACACACCGCACGCCGGTTCGATGGGCGCCTTCGGCGCCGGCATCGGCCGCAGCGAGATGGCTTCGATCTGGGCCATCGGATCACTGTGGCTGCGTGTTCCGGAAAGCATCAAGATCGTCGTACACGGCCGTCTCGTGGAAGGCGTTTCCGCCAAGGATCTGGCGCTGCACGTCATCGGCGAGAACGGCGCCGACGCGGCGCTCTATCAATCGGTCGAATGGCACGGCGAGGCGATCGCCGCCCTCGACATTTCCCAGCGCGAGGTACTGCCCAACATGATGGCCGAAATGGGCGCCAAGAACAGCTACGTTCCCGCAGACGAGAAGACTTTCGCTTATCTCGAAGGCCGGGCGAAACGCACCTACGAGCCCGTCTTTCCGGACGATGATGCCGGCTACGCAAGAATTCTCGAGTACGATGCGGCGCAGATTCAACCCATGATCGCCTGTCCGCATACCGTGGATAACGTCCGGCCGCTGTCTGAACTGCGTGGCACGCACGTCGACCAGGCCTTTCTGGGTACTTGCACCAACGCCAGGTTGGACGATCTCGCCATTGCAGCAGCGATTCTCGAAGGAAAACACATCGCCAAGGGTGTGCGCATGATCGTCATTCCCGCCTCCTCCGAGGTGTACCTGGAAGCGCTTAAAGCGGGTTATTTGGAAACTTTCGTGCGCGCCGGCGCGGTCATCGAAAGCCCCGGATGCGGACCCTGTATGGGGAATCACATGGGCGTGCCTGCCATCGGCGAGGTGACGATCAGCAGCGCGAACCGCAATTTCCGCGGGCGTATGGGCACGAAAGAGAGCGAAATTTACCTCGCCAGTCCCGCCGTCGTCGC includes these proteins:
- a CDS encoding 3-isopropylmalate dehydratase large subunit → MPQTFAEKVLARKAGAKQLSAGQIVEITPDVALSHDNTAPIYGIFKKMGAERVFDPEMHAIFLDHAAPAPTTAHAENHRIIREFVREQGIPHFYEVGRGICHQVLVEEGLALPGEIVLGSDSHTPHAGSMGAFGAGIGRSEMASIWAIGSLWLRVPESIKIVVHGRLVEGVSAKDLALHVIGENGADAALYQSVEWHGEAIAALDISQREVLPNMMAEMGAKNSYVPADEKTFAYLEGRAKRTYEPVFPDDDAGYARILEYDAAQIQPMIACPHTVDNVRPLSELRGTHVDQAFLGTCTNARLDDLAIAAAILEGKHIAKGVRMIVIPASSEVYLEALKAGYLETFVRAGAVIESPGCGPCMGNHMGVPAIGEVTISSANRNFRGRMGTKESEIYLASPAVVAASAVAGEISHPKDVS